The window TTTACAACATCAGCACCCACTATAGCTGCGGCTAACTGTCTTCCACTGCCTGTTGTTCCTACACCGATTATCTCAATACTTTGACCTAATCTCTCATACATATCCGTCAAGCCTGTCCTGATAGATTCTATAGGCTGACCGTCGGTTCTCATATAGAGTTTTTCCAACAAATTATTGTTCTCATCAATCAAAGTTATATTTGTGCTTACAGAACCTACATCAATTCCCATAAAGCATTTTACTCTGCCCATTCAAATGTTCGTCCCTTCTCTTTTTAAGTAAATCAATAAATGCTTCAACTCTTGTTGCAAATCCTGCTTCCCCAGTCATTTCATCCCTTATTACAGTCATAATAGGTATGCCGTAATCTTCCTCAATCTTCGGCAGAATTGCCTGAGATACTATTTCAGGCATACAGCCTAAAGGATAAAGGTGAATTACCCCGTCAAAGCCGCGCAAAGCATTCAAAACACTATTTCCGACAGTGTGCTGTGCATGTCCTCCAACCATGTGAGGCATATATTTCTTTGCAGCCTCTTCATATTTATTATCTTTGAGAAATGGCAATCTTTTTTTTACCATTTCATTAATAATCCATCCGCTTACAGTCACAGGCCTTGTAACCATTACTCCCATTTCGCCCAGCATTTTTTCCACCCTGAAATTCGCATATGGCTCAATTGTAGTAAATATTTCACCAACAATTCCTATTCTGAGAGGTTTTAAGTCCATGTTGACATCTACCTTATTTAATGCAAGCTCTGTATCTTTTATAAGCTTTTCTACTTGCTCTGAGCCTTTTACATTGAGAACATCCCTTTGAAAGCCTTGATAAATCTTGTCAACGCTCCCTCTCACCCTTTGAACTGCACGTTTTTCCCTTGCAAGCTGCTCCAGACTATCCAGCCTGACAGCAATATTTTTGGCAGAATTAATTACTCTGGCTATATTTAATACATTTGATGTTCCGCTTACCCTCCGAATACGTGATGCAAGCTCTTTTAAGCCCTGATCCGGTACCTCCAGCGTAATTAAATCCATCTTTATGCCAATATCTTGCGCCTGTTTTTTCAGCATCTCCCCGAAATAGCCAAGTCTGCATGGCCCGCAGCCTCCTGTAATAAGCATGGTGTCTGCTCCCATTTCATAGGCTTGTACCATATTTCCCACGAATAGCTTAAAAGGAAGACAATG of the Ruminiclostridium papyrosolvens DSM 2782 genome contains:
- a CDS encoding 2-hydroxyacyl-CoA dehydratase, yielding MVFTFPHLGNTYIIAKSFLDDFGAEFVVPPLNCDKTLEIGLKYCAEAHCLPFKLFVGNMVQAYEMGADTMLITGGCGPCRLGYFGEMLKKQAQDIGIKMDLITLEVPDQGLKELASRIRRVSGTSNVLNIARVINSAKNIAVRLDSLEQLAREKRAVQRVRGSVDKIYQGFQRDVLNVKGSEQVEKLIKDTELALNKVDVNMDLKPLRIGIVGEIFTTIEPYANFRVEKMLGEMGVMVTRPVTVSGWIINEMVKKRLPFLKDNKYEEAAKKYMPHMVGGHAQHTVGNSVLNALRGFDGVIHLYPLGCMPEIVSQAILPKIEEDYGIPIMTVIRDEMTGEAGFATRVEAFIDLLKKRRDEHLNGQSKMLYGN